A genomic segment from Actinomycetota bacterium encodes:
- a CDS encoding DUF4125 family protein — protein sequence MERREELITQIIELEWEMFRAVPAEERSAVCQEDEETFRIVRIAGFLTWSDATLASYLLDLKMAKSAGRNLMTEKYALMQGLINPPNPEHDNIINRIVRKECEWAEEFLRNNPGATLVRPIHASEDASGVVSSETYSRCELQTYSSRTLDYYYSDTLNMAARRENRVALAVRYMQAMSGDPPVDWRNLLSSSGGGMSAGAAACT from the coding sequence ATGGAAAGAAGGGAAGAGCTCATCACGCAGATAATCGAGCTGGAATGGGAGATGTTCCGTGCCGTGCCGGCGGAGGAGAGGAGCGCCGTCTGCCAGGAGGACGAGGAGACCTTCCGCATCGTACGCATCGCGGGCTTCCTGACCTGGTCGGACGCCACCCTGGCCAGCTACCTTCTCGACCTCAAGATGGCCAAGAGCGCGGGACGCAACCTCATGACCGAGAAGTACGCTCTCATGCAGGGGCTCATCAACCCTCCCAACCCGGAACACGACAACATCATCAACCGCATAGTGCGCAAGGAATGCGAGTGGGCCGAGGAATTCCTGCGCAACAACCCGGGGGCCACCCTGGTGAGGCCCATCCATGCCAGCGAGGACGCGTCCGGCGTGGTCTCCTCCGAGACCTACTCCCGCTGCGAGCTGCAAACCTATTCCTCGCGCACCCTGGATTATTACTACTCGGACACCCTGAACATGGCCGCCCGCCGCGAGAACCGCGTCGCCCTCGCCGTGCGCTACATGCAGGCCATGTCGGGGGACCCGCCCGTGGACTGGAGAAACCTCCTGTCGTCGAGCGGGGGAGGCATGAGTGCCGGAGCCGCCGCCTGTACCTGA
- a CDS encoding SDR family NAD(P)-dependent oxidoreductase yields the protein MKDLNGKVVLITGAARGMGRLQAMNFAREGARVAITDIDAAELEKTAGEMRDAGYDVHHYLLDISDREACFRVVEQVESELGPIDVLVNNAAVAMNETVLDTPEEHYRRITDVNYLGQVWMMQAAVPGMVRRGCGHLVNMCSVAGKVAAPFLGPYCATKFALIGITDCIRQELRGSGVNFTIVNPGYIATGMFEGSKPPILTGWVDPQKVADTVVDAVKKNKAEIFVPRAIMRLTAFVRGLGLPKMTDFLFGIVGLGKSFAGMQKDRGRPF from the coding sequence ATGAAGGATCTCAATGGGAAGGTGGTGCTCATCACCGGCGCGGCTCGGGGGATGGGCAGACTGCAAGCCATGAACTTCGCCCGCGAGGGGGCGCGCGTGGCCATCACCGACATCGACGCCGCGGAGCTGGAGAAGACCGCCGGCGAGATGCGCGACGCGGGGTACGACGTCCACCATTACCTCCTGGACATCTCCGACCGCGAAGCATGCTTCCGCGTGGTCGAGCAGGTGGAGTCGGAGCTGGGCCCCATCGACGTGCTCGTAAACAACGCCGCCGTGGCGATGAACGAGACGGTGCTGGACACCCCCGAGGAGCACTACCGTCGCATCACCGACGTCAACTACCTAGGGCAAGTCTGGATGATGCAGGCGGCGGTGCCGGGCATGGTGCGGCGCGGCTGCGGCCACTTGGTCAACATGTGTTCCGTCGCCGGCAAGGTGGCGGCCCCTTTCCTGGGACCCTACTGCGCCACCAAGTTCGCCCTCATCGGCATCACCGACTGCATACGCCAGGAGCTGCGCGGTAGCGGGGTCAACTTCACCATCGTCAACCCCGGTTACATCGCTACGGGGATGTTCGAGGGCTCCAAGCCGCCCATACTCACCGGCTGGGTGGACCCCCAGAAAGTGGCGGACACCGTCGTCGACGCGGTGAAGAAGAACAAGGCGGAGATCTTCGTGCCGCGGGCGATAATGCGGCTTACCGCCTTCGTGCGCGGCCTCGGGCTGCCCAAGATGACGGATTTTCTTTTCGGCATCGTGGGCCTGGGGAAGAGCTTCGCCGGCATGCAGAAGGACCGCGGGCGTCCCTTCTGA
- a CDS encoding enoyl-CoA hydratase/isomerase family protein, which translates to MIDADVIYEVRDNVAYIVINRERKRNSIGGDAVALLMKYLEMVESDDEVRAVCITGSGDRAFCSGADLSGDGGGGKDMAGGYADLLKRIAGYAKPTVARVNGDCLAGGMGLMLACDIAIAAEHARFGTPEVNVGLFPMMVGALIFRSIPRRKAMEMMLLGEKLTAEEALEIGLVTRVVPAAALDEEVSGVLKILVSKSPIGMRIGKTALYAMADMPFEQALDYLSEKLIEVASTEDAMEGIAAFLQKRDPKFRGR; encoded by the coding sequence ATGATAGATGCGGATGTGATTTACGAAGTGAGGGACAACGTCGCATACATCGTCATAAACCGGGAACGGAAGCGCAACTCCATCGGCGGCGATGCGGTCGCTTTGCTCATGAAATATCTGGAAATGGTAGAAAGCGACGACGAGGTCAGGGCCGTTTGCATCACCGGTTCCGGGGACAGGGCTTTCTGTTCGGGCGCCGACCTGAGCGGCGACGGTGGCGGCGGGAAGGACATGGCCGGAGGCTACGCCGACCTTTTGAAACGCATCGCTGGGTACGCGAAACCTACCGTGGCGCGGGTAAACGGCGACTGCCTGGCGGGCGGCATGGGGCTGATGCTCGCTTGCGATATCGCCATCGCTGCTGAGCACGCGAGATTCGGGACTCCCGAGGTGAACGTCGGCCTTTTCCCCATGATGGTCGGGGCCCTGATATTCAGGAGTATTCCGCGCAGGAAAGCCATGGAGATGATGCTTCTGGGCGAGAAGCTGACCGCCGAGGAGGCGCTGGAAATCGGTCTCGTGACCCGCGTGGTCCCCGCCGCTGCGCTGGACGAAGAGGTTTCCGGCGTGCTCAAGATCCTGGTCTCGAAGAGCCCCATCGGCATGAGGATAGGAAAAACAGCCCTCTATGCCATGGCCGATATGCCGTTCGAGCAGGCGCTCGATTATCTCTCCGAAAAGCTCATCGAGGTGGCTTCGACCGAAGACGCCATGGAGGGGATCGCGGCGTTCCTGCAGAAACGCGACCCCAAGTTCAGGGGGAGGTAG